In Bacteroidota bacterium, one DNA window encodes the following:
- the lepB gene encoding signal peptidase I, with protein MNKTETKQHPSKTRKEAKTFKEKTIHWFKETGTILGIFLILNSFVIASFQVPTGSMENEIYGGDFLLVNKFVFGGTTPRTIPFTDTKIPHFKLPALWSVERGDVIVFAFPGNREEVEAEPFAYYLKRAVAIAGDTLEVRGRVVFVNGDPAPIPRNIHFNTGMIKPKGETDDRIFPPRAPFNEDNYGPIRIPKKGDIIELGIHNYATWKIFIEREGHKVTYDNRGVFIDSKLQNTYVVERDYVFGMGDNRDNSLDSRFWGFIPTCEVVGTPLILYWSWDPHISILDFSRKLSTVRFNRIGKLVK; from the coding sequence ATGAACAAAACAGAAACAAAACAACATCCATCAAAAACTCGAAAAGAAGCGAAAACTTTTAAAGAAAAAACTATTCACTGGTTCAAAGAAACCGGTACAATACTAGGAATATTTTTGATTTTGAATAGTTTTGTGATAGCTTCGTTCCAGGTTCCGACCGGGTCGATGGAGAACGAAATTTATGGCGGCGATTTTTTACTTGTGAACAAATTTGTTTTTGGCGGTACAACTCCGCGTACAATTCCTTTCACCGATACTAAAATCCCTCACTTCAAACTTCCAGCACTATGGAGTGTTGAGCGGGGTGATGTTATTGTATTTGCTTTTCCTGGTAACAGGGAAGAAGTAGAAGCTGAACCGTTTGCATATTACTTGAAAAGGGCTGTGGCAATTGCCGGCGATACTTTAGAAGTCCGTGGCCGTGTTGTTTTCGTAAACGGCGATCCAGCTCCGATTCCACGAAACATACATTTCAATACAGGGATGATTAAACCGAAGGGAGAAACTGACGACCGAATATTTCCGCCGAGAGCTCCCTTTAATGAAGATAATTACGGTCCGATTAGAATTCCCAAAAAAGGGGACATAATTGAATTGGGTATTCATAATTATGCTACATGGAAAATATTCATCGAACGCGAAGGTCATAAAGTTACATACGATAATCGAGGAGTATTTATTGATAGCAAATTACAAAACACCTACGTCGTAGAAAGAGATTATGTTTTTGGTATGGGCGATAACCGCGATAACAGCCTTGATAGCCGCTTCTGGGGATTTATCCCGACTTGTGAAGTAGTCGGCACACCTCTCATTTTATACTGGTCGTGGGATCCGCATATTTCAATTTTAGATTTTAGCAGGAAGTTAAGTACCGTCAGATTTAATCGTATAGGAAAACTCGTTAAGTAA
- the lepB gene encoding signal peptidase I — protein MSEQENKLSWLREHLLIIFITIIAGLFLRTFFIEVYRIPTSSMANTILEGDYLLVNKFIYNFRSPKYFPFTDTEIKQLSIPTFRKPQRGDIVVFYHPGRIDDIENSNSVSFIKRCVAIAGDTVQIINNVLYINGAAFPEIQTSANHSSYNYGPVVVPKKGSILSLDQSNIADWKMFIEREGHTVSLSDDDLILVDGKITDTYSVERNYYFMLGDNRNNSSDSRDWGFLPDRNIIGKALFVFWSWNQELTFSNFIEKFASIRWNRIGMLIH, from the coding sequence GTGAGTGAGCAAGAAAATAAATTAAGTTGGTTACGCGAACATCTTTTAATAATATTTATTACGATTATTGCAGGATTGTTTTTAAGAACATTTTTTATAGAAGTTTACCGTATTCCCACATCGTCTATGGCAAACACAATTTTAGAAGGCGATTATTTACTCGTTAATAAATTCATTTACAACTTTAGAAGTCCTAAATATTTTCCTTTCACCGATACAGAGATTAAGCAATTATCCATTCCAACTTTTCGAAAACCTCAACGCGGCGACATCGTAGTTTTTTATCATCCGGGGCGCATCGATGATATAGAAAACTCCAACAGCGTCAGTTTCATCAAACGTTGTGTCGCGATAGCCGGCGATACTGTCCAAATTATCAATAACGTTTTATATATCAATGGCGCTGCATTCCCTGAAATTCAAACATCAGCTAATCATTCTTCCTACAACTACGGGCCGGTGGTCGTCCCGAAAAAAGGGAGCATATTATCACTCGATCAATCAAATATCGCTGATTGGAAAATGTTTATTGAGCGGGAAGGACATACAGTAAGTTTGTCTGATGACGATTTAATTTTAGTGGACGGAAAAATAACCGACACTTATTCAGTTGAAAGAAATTACTATTTTATGCTGGGAGATAACCGGAACAACAGTTCCGATAGCCGCGACTGGGGCTTTTTACCGGATAGAAATATCATCGGCAAAGCTCTATTTGTGTTTTGGTCGTGGAACCAAGAACTCACTTTCAGTAATTTTATAGAAAAATTTGCAAGCATCCGTTGGAATCGTATCGGTATGCTTATCCACTAA
- the hemW gene encoding radical SAM family heme chaperone HemW gives MAGIYLHIPFCERKCIYCDFYSETNHKDHSVFVKFLLKEIELYSDYHNLEEIQTIYFGGGTPSLLHPSQISEIINAIKKLFKVNELAEITLEVNPGTVDFQKLKEYKNSGINRLSIGVQSFNDNDLKFLSRIHSVADGVRCISDAKESGFENISIDLIYSLPTQTIDSLLYNLQKAIEAKVNHISAYSLIVEEGTPLHQLVKNKKIQTVDEAVETQMMDLTIDELKSAGFEHYEISNFAKPGYLSKHNNNYWNHSNYLGFGPSAHSFWENKRWWNIDTIFSYYSRLENNMLPISETENLNTEQLINEKFMLGLRSKGVDFKMLNKEFNYDYKLQFENLIQKLTSNQLASFENDHLQLTKSGIMIADEISRMFILQNSF, from the coding sequence ATGGCTGGTATATATTTACATATCCCATTCTGTGAACGCAAGTGCATATATTGCGACTTTTATTCTGAAACAAATCACAAAGACCATAGTGTATTCGTCAAGTTCTTGTTAAAAGAAATTGAACTTTATAGCGATTATCATAATCTTGAAGAAATTCAAACTATTTATTTCGGTGGTGGAACGCCGAGTTTGCTCCACCCATCGCAAATATCTGAAATTATAAATGCTATCAAAAAATTATTTAAGGTAAACGAACTAGCAGAAATTACTCTCGAAGTAAATCCCGGTACTGTTGATTTCCAAAAACTCAAAGAATATAAGAATTCAGGTATCAATCGTTTGAGTATTGGAGTTCAATCGTTTAATGACAATGATCTGAAATTTCTTTCGCGTATTCATTCTGTTGCCGATGGCGTCCGATGTATATCTGATGCGAAAGAATCGGGCTTCGAGAACATCAGTATCGATTTAATTTATTCCCTGCCAACACAAACGATAGATAGTTTACTTTATAATCTACAGAAAGCGATTGAGGCCAAAGTCAATCATATCTCTGCTTATAGTTTGATTGTTGAGGAAGGAACACCGTTGCATCAACTCGTAAAAAATAAAAAAATTCAAACCGTTGATGAAGCAGTCGAAACGCAGATGATGGATCTGACAATCGATGAATTGAAATCGGCTGGTTTTGAACACTACGAAATATCGAATTTTGCAAAACCGGGATACTTATCGAAACATAACAATAATTACTGGAATCATTCGAATTACTTGGGCTTCGGGCCCTCTGCTCATTCATTCTGGGAAAACAAACGCTGGTGGAATATTGATACGATATTCAGTTATTATAGCCGGCTTGAAAATAATATGCTACCGATTTCTGAAACTGAAAATTTAAACACCGAGCAATTAATCAACGAAAAATTTATGTTGGGTTTACGCAGTAAAGGTGTAGATTTTAAGATGCTGAATAAAGAATTCAATTACGACTATAAGTTACAATTTGAAAATCTAATACAAAAACTTACATCGAATCAATTAGCTTCGTTCGAAAATGATCATCTCCAACTAACCAAAAGTGGGATTATGATTGCTGATGAAATAAGCAGGATGTTCATCTTGCAAAATTCTTTTTAA
- a CDS encoding DUF2723 domain-containing protein has product MQQKNWYHRITAIGVLLTSFIVYYITTPPTLTFWDVGEFIAAAFLLQVPHPPGSPFFLLLGRIASMLPLSGDIAVRVHLMSGLSSALTVMFLYLVAVRLIVSFRGNPVSVLDKLSVYGASAIGALSLAFGTTFWFSATEAEVYGVSMLFVGIIVWLIMRWYDHHLEPHNEKYIFLIAYLIGLSIGVHLLAVLTVFTVAMIYYFRKYEFQTNSFIKLGIISVIIFFGIYPGVVKYFPIMLNGEFRGIKNDLISYIPVLMILGSFYGIYYSIKNKIKILNITLISFLLIVIGYSTYTLVLIRANVPDMPMNENDPSNLSRLVSYLNREQYGDAPVMQRRYSQEPMHAQTWQNYTSDMDFMWRYQINHMYNRYLLWNYVGVEGDWQDSGVSWKYTFGIPFLLGLLGFYYHIRKDWKMALPFLAMFIVMGVVLALYQNQQQPQPRERDYFYVGSFFVFSIWISLGIIAVIDFIKKYLKRDVLYSIGTGGVLALFFIAIPVNFLKINWHGLDRSNNYVAWDYSYNILQTCEKDAILFTNGDNDTFPLWYLQDVEGVRQDIRIVNLSLVNTNWYIKQLKNYRPHGAKKVAISFPDAQIDQLQPIVWETRQMNIPVPKNVFEKYGVTDTALINKGRISFTMKNTVTFGEHKVIRVQDIMVRDIIMSNKWERPIYFATTVSPDSKIGLDDYMWMDGLAWVFKPVAATQETGIHTKIMDANFMSENTIPSKEPQYGYLYRGLNDTTSYFDENITRLTVNYRSGFVRLALQYFNVEKDTEKALKVLDRMEEVMPLKGISFDWRLASDVMSIYSRLGNIEKRNMYADYLEKECWKMINTNQADMNSYYNPYRVLLEIYDGNDNYEKAIEVLNRIGVFYPNDPSIRSRITELQASQKAAAENKDSVSKP; this is encoded by the coding sequence ATGCAACAAAAAAACTGGTATCATAGAATTACTGCAATCGGAGTTTTATTAACTTCGTTTATTGTTTATTATATAACAACACCTCCGACTTTAACATTTTGGGATGTTGGCGAATTCATTGCAGCTGCATTTTTATTGCAGGTACCCCATCCACCGGGTTCTCCGTTTTTTTTACTCTTGGGCCGCATAGCAAGTATGCTTCCTCTTTCAGGCGATATTGCTGTACGGGTTCACTTGATGTCGGGTCTTTCGAGTGCTCTTACTGTTATGTTTCTATATTTAGTTGCAGTCAGGTTGATTGTTTCATTCCGTGGTAACCCGGTTTCAGTGTTAGATAAATTATCAGTTTATGGAGCTTCCGCAATCGGGGCTCTTTCATTAGCTTTCGGGACTACTTTCTGGTTCAGTGCCACCGAAGCTGAAGTTTATGGGGTAAGTATGCTATTCGTAGGCATAATCGTTTGGTTAATTATGCGCTGGTACGACCATCATCTGGAGCCGCATAACGAAAAATATATCTTCTTAATCGCATATCTGATCGGACTATCGATCGGTGTCCACTTATTAGCGGTTCTTACTGTGTTCACGGTGGCAATGATTTATTACTTCAGAAAATATGAATTTCAGACTAATTCGTTTATTAAGTTGGGTATAATTTCAGTCATTATTTTCTTTGGAATATATCCCGGAGTAGTTAAATATTTCCCGATAATGTTGAACGGGGAATTCAGAGGAATAAAGAACGATTTAATTTCCTACATTCCTGTTTTAATGATCCTGGGTTCTTTCTACGGAATCTATTATTCCATAAAAAATAAGATAAAGATTTTAAATATTACTTTAATTTCTTTTTTACTAATAGTAATAGGTTATTCGACTTACACATTGGTTCTTATCCGAGCAAATGTTCCCGATATGCCGATGAATGAAAACGATCCGAGTAATTTGTCGCGGCTTGTCAGTTACTTAAATCGCGAACAATATGGCGATGCCCCTGTGATGCAGCGACGGTATAGTCAAGAACCAATGCATGCACAAACTTGGCAAAATTATACGAGCGATATGGATTTTATGTGGCGCTACCAAATCAATCACATGTATAACCGTTATCTACTTTGGAATTATGTCGGTGTTGAAGGCGATTGGCAGGATTCAGGCGTTAGCTGGAAATATACATTCGGTATTCCATTTTTACTTGGATTGCTTGGTTTTTATTATCATATCCGAAAAGATTGGAAAATGGCTCTACCTTTCCTTGCAATGTTCATAGTAATGGGGGTTGTACTGGCGCTTTATCAAAATCAACAGCAGCCACAACCGCGTGAACGCGATTATTTTTATGTAGGCTCGTTTTTCGTCTTTTCAATTTGGATATCTTTAGGTATCATTGCTGTCATCGATTTTATAAAAAAATATTTAAAGAGGGACGTTTTGTATTCAATCGGGACCGGGGGTGTACTTGCATTATTTTTTATTGCTATACCGGTTAATTTTTTAAAAATCAACTGGCACGGACTCGACAGAAGCAATAATTATGTCGCTTGGGATTATTCGTATAATATTTTACAAACTTGTGAGAAAGATGCTATTTTATTTACTAACGGCGATAACGATACATTTCCTCTTTGGTATCTTCAGGATGTCGAAGGAGTTCGCCAAGATATTCGAATTGTAAATTTAAGTTTAGTGAATACAAACTGGTATATCAAGCAGTTAAAAAATTACAGACCTCACGGCGCTAAAAAAGTCGCCATTAGTTTTCCTGATGCACAAATCGACCAGCTTCAACCGATCGTTTGGGAAACCCGCCAGATGAATATACCCGTGCCCAAAAATGTTTTCGAAAAATATGGTGTTACCGATACTGCTCTGATAAACAAAGGTAGAATCTCTTTCACGATGAAGAATACTGTAACGTTCGGTGAGCATAAAGTAATTCGTGTCCAAGATATAATGGTGCGAGATATAATAATGTCGAACAAGTGGGAACGTCCGATTTATTTTGCCACCACAGTATCGCCTGATAGTAAAATTGGATTGGATGATTATATGTGGATGGATGGTTTGGCTTGGGTATTCAAACCCGTTGCCGCAACACAAGAAACAGGTATCCACACGAAAATTATGGATGCTAATTTTATGTCTGAAAATACTATCCCCTCCAAAGAACCGCAATACGGTTATCTCTATCGTGGATTAAATGATACAACATCCTATTTCGATGAAAATATCACACGTCTTACTGTGAACTATCGTTCAGGATTTGTAAGGTTAGCGTTGCAGTATTTCAACGTTGAGAAGGATACCGAAAAAGCTCTGAAAGTTTTAGACCGAATGGAAGAAGTAATGCCATTGAAGGGAATATCTTTTGACTGGCGGTTAGCTTCGGATGTTATGTCGATCTATTCACGGCTTGGCAACATCGAAAAACGAAATATGTATGCCGATTATTTAGAAAAAGAATGCTGGAAAATGATTAATACGAATCAAGCTGATATGAATTCTTACTACAATCCGTATCGCGTACTGCTCGAAATTTATGACGGCAACGACAATTATGAAAAAGCAATAGAAGTATTGAACCGCATTGGAGTATTCTATCCGAACGATCCTTCTATCAGAAGCCGGATTACAGAATTACAAGCCAGCCAAAAAGCTGCTGCCGAGAACAAAGATTCGGTCTCTAAACCATAA
- a CDS encoding glycosyltransferase family 4 protein, translating into MKILIFNWQDIRNPLSGGAEVHLHEIFSRIAQLGHEVTLYCSSFKGAKREENIGGIRVIREGGRYLFNFRVVYKYVTKFRKGNYDIVIDDMNKIPFFTPLYVRKPLFFIVHHLFNKSIFLEAPLPMALYVYSMEKIGIYICKKMGVPVIVVSPSTKAEMIEKGIDSQKIYFAYNCVDHKLYNPGENNRSSTKLIGYFGRIKKYKSIEHLLQAFAIVIKEYPDLRLVIIGDGDNRINLQNLSKELGINNNVEFTGFVDEVTKVHLLQQMWFLVNTSSKEGWGLTVIEANACQTPVIASNVPGLRDSVKDGETGLLYEYGNIPELASKIKFLLDDNSLRDKLSANAYQWAKTFDWDATARTTIELLKSKLVKK; encoded by the coding sequence GTGAAGATATTAATTTTTAACTGGCAGGATATCAGGAATCCACTTTCGGGTGGAGCTGAAGTTCACCTGCATGAAATATTTTCACGCATTGCTCAGTTAGGGCATGAAGTTACTCTCTATTGTTCATCATTTAAGGGGGCAAAGAGAGAGGAAAATATTGGCGGCATTCGGGTTATCAGAGAGGGAGGACGTTATCTTTTTAATTTCCGAGTTGTTTATAAATACGTAACAAAGTTTCGGAAAGGAAATTATGATATCGTCATCGATGATATGAACAAGATTCCTTTTTTTACTCCACTCTATGTTCGTAAACCGTTATTCTTTATTGTTCATCATCTCTTTAATAAGAGTATATTTTTAGAAGCTCCTCTCCCGATGGCACTCTATGTTTATTCCATGGAAAAAATTGGAATTTATATTTGTAAAAAAATGGGAGTTCCAGTAATCGTAGTTTCACCAAGCACAAAAGCTGAGATGATCGAAAAAGGAATTGATTCACAGAAAATTTATTTTGCCTATAATTGTGTTGACCATAAGCTTTATAATCCGGGAGAAAATAACAGAAGCTCAACAAAGTTAATCGGCTATTTCGGCAGGATTAAGAAATACAAATCAATTGAACACTTGCTACAAGCTTTTGCAATTGTAATCAAGGAATATCCTGACCTACGCCTTGTTATTATTGGCGACGGTGATAATCGGATTAATCTGCAAAACTTATCTAAAGAATTGGGTATCAATAATAATGTTGAATTTACCGGTTTTGTGGACGAGGTAACAAAAGTGCATTTGCTACAACAAATGTGGTTTTTAGTTAATACTTCTTCAAAGGAGGGATGGGGTTTAACAGTTATTGAAGCAAACGCCTGCCAGACTCCAGTAATTGCGAGCAATGTACCGGGTTTACGAGATTCCGTCAAGGATGGGGAGACAGGTCTGCTTTATGAATATGGGAATATTCCGGAACTTGCATCAAAAATTAAATTCCTGCTCGACGATAATTCCCTTCGGGATAAGTTATCTGCAAACGCATATCAGTGGGCGAAGACTTTTGATTGGGATGCTACTGCAAGAACAACTATTGAACTACTCAAAAGTAAGTTGGTGAAGAAGTAA
- a CDS encoding glycosyltransferase family 4 protein, giving the protein MGKKKRILFSSTIYTSFIKEDFNILEKHFVVHKIIGSGIIHSIKLLFSVPKADVTYTWFASIYSAFGVFFSRLFGKKSVIVIGGVDVADYKEINYGIWISWWKSKFVRYAIRNADKILSVDPFLIAEAKRLANYAGKNIVYLPTGYDHNFWKAEGEKENYILSVGACENEWRMMKKGFDKLIEAAIELPEIQFKIIGIKEELFKQIKPHLPKNVEVIPFVERETLLKFYQKAKVYTQVSYTEGLPNSLCEAMLCECIPVGTNRGGIPTGIGNTGFIIEFGDKDAMKEAFRNAIKLPTETGKISRQHVIENFPIHKRETSLIATIQDLTK; this is encoded by the coding sequence ATGGGCAAAAAGAAAAGGATCCTGTTTTCATCTACAATTTACACTTCTTTTATAAAAGAAGATTTTAACATTCTCGAAAAACATTTCGTGGTCCATAAAATAATCGGCAGCGGAATTATTCACAGCATCAAATTATTGTTTTCTGTTCCGAAGGCAGATGTTACTTATACGTGGTTCGCATCTATATACTCGGCATTTGGGGTTTTCTTCTCACGATTGTTCGGGAAAAAATCTGTAATTGTAATTGGAGGAGTTGATGTCGCTGATTATAAGGAAATAAATTACGGTATCTGGATAAGTTGGTGGAAATCGAAATTTGTCCGTTACGCTATTCGTAATGCTGATAAAATATTATCTGTTGATCCGTTCTTGATCGCCGAAGCGAAGCGACTTGCTAATTACGCTGGGAAAAATATTGTTTATCTTCCCACAGGTTATGATCATAATTTCTGGAAAGCAGAAGGAGAGAAAGAAAATTATATTCTGAGTGTCGGGGCTTGCGAAAACGAATGGCGTATGATGAAAAAAGGTTTTGACAAGTTGATTGAAGCGGCTATTGAGCTTCCCGAAATCCAATTCAAAATTATAGGAATAAAAGAGGAATTATTCAAACAAATCAAACCGCACCTACCTAAAAATGTTGAAGTAATCCCATTCGTCGAGCGAGAAACACTTCTGAAGTTCTATCAAAAAGCAAAAGTATATACACAAGTTTCTTACACCGAAGGATTGCCTAACTCGTTATGTGAAGCGATGTTATGCGAATGTATTCCGGTCGGAACAAACCGCGGCGGGATTCCGACAGGCATTGGAAATACGGGCTTCATAATTGAATTTGGAGATAAAGATGCTATGAAGGAAGCCTTCAGGAATGCGATTAAACTTCCAACTGAAACAGGAAAAATATCACGTCAGCACGTGATTGAAAATTTTCCGATTCATAAAAGAGAAACTTCTCTTATCGCAACCATTCAGGACTTAACAAAGTGA
- a CDS encoding flippase, giving the protein MTRVSKNIFSLAISEGGSRLIGFVTTVYLVRSLSMHDFGLISIAIAVFGYALLFAVHWFNTYGIRQVASGTNNDFIGNYISLRFILSVLIFIIVSILSVIIVTDYRLSTLIIYFTISIVPSALFLDWYFQGKEDLVPVSISKLIISAVYLLLLLLLLNHNSIMVVPLSFLFANVAGLILIFGWFISKYGYIKLSISISCWKEIIKESFAVSFASTLAQLNVNLPLLVVGVILTASDVAIFNVSSKLVFVLLIADRLLYSIYFPAITRIYSQNQNRISEILNFVLRWLILMILPLSLFCIVAAEPLINLVFGIQYTNSIIIFQVLIGYFLITMMNSVLGYTLVAIKQEKYFARTIYFGAVANIILVLLLTYYFGLLGTAIAIVAAELLILIAFKLYLKKFVEIDIIIYIFKEMPALAAMGLTIYYTITYNVALSFIAGLLIYSVLIYLFKCINKSDIGKIKELLLWK; this is encoded by the coding sequence GTGACGAGGGTTTCGAAAAATATTTTCTCGCTCGCAATCAGCGAAGGAGGCAGCCGCCTCATTGGTTTCGTTACAACTGTCTATTTAGTACGTTCGTTGAGTATGCACGATTTCGGATTAATCAGCATAGCAATCGCGGTATTCGGATATGCTCTGCTTTTCGCTGTTCACTGGTTTAATACTTATGGAATAAGGCAGGTGGCTTCGGGAACAAACAACGATTTCATAGGCAATTATATTTCGCTCCGATTTATTTTATCGGTATTAATTTTTATTATTGTCTCCATTCTTTCAGTTATCATTGTTACCGATTATCGATTATCCACTTTAATTATTTATTTTACAATTAGCATTGTTCCGAGCGCATTATTTTTAGATTGGTATTTTCAAGGCAAAGAAGATTTAGTCCCGGTTTCAATCAGCAAACTTATCATATCGGCTGTTTACCTGCTATTACTTTTATTGTTACTAAATCATAATTCAATTATGGTTGTGCCGCTTTCGTTTTTATTCGCAAATGTTGCAGGTCTTATTTTAATTTTCGGTTGGTTTATTTCAAAGTATGGATATATAAAATTATCTATTTCAATTTCGTGTTGGAAAGAAATAATTAAAGAATCGTTTGCCGTCTCTTTTGCATCGACATTGGCTCAATTAAATGTGAATTTGCCGTTGTTAGTAGTGGGAGTAATTCTTACCGCTTCGGATGTGGCAATCTTCAACGTATCGAGTAAATTAGTATTCGTTCTTTTGATTGCCGATAGATTGTTGTATTCGATTTATTTCCCGGCTATCACAAGAATATATTCACAAAATCAAAATAGAATTTCTGAAATTCTTAACTTCGTTTTACGATGGTTAATATTAATGATTTTACCGTTGAGTTTATTCTGTATCGTCGCTGCCGAACCGCTTATTAATTTAGTTTTTGGAATTCAATACACAAATTCAATCATCATATTCCAAGTTCTCATCGGCTATTTCTTGATCACGATGATGAATTCCGTTTTAGGTTACACATTAGTGGCAATCAAACAGGAAAAATATTTTGCACGAACCATTTATTTCGGAGCGGTTGCAAATATAATCCTCGTTCTTCTGTTAACTTATTACTTTGGCTTACTCGGAACCGCAATCGCAATTGTAGCCGCCGAATTGCTAATCCTGATTGCTTTCAAATTATATCTTAAAAAATTTGTAGAAATAGATATAATCATTTATATTTTTAAGGAAATGCCTGCATTGGCTGCTATGGGCTTAACTATTTACTATACAATAACATACAACGTTGCCCTCTCATTTATTGCGGGCTTACTAATTTATTCCGTTTTAATTTATCTGTTCAAATGTATTAACAAATCAGATATTGGAAAAATTAAAGAGTTGCTCTTATGGAAATAA
- a CDS encoding polysaccharide deacetylase family protein: MEIKIGIIGKSVGWESVLAQIGIPFSICSNVDKVKLNSFPLIVLSDDITTHQLLAVKKYIETGGCVVCSAAVIENISLERSKKDYIKYLVSDLLGVFADSEIIDVYTNATISEGASHLKTDKNIPAVLASKYGDGFVVIMPFDVDALLESTKSKKKNFYAEGKRLPYENVSLVSKGSLRRLITKAIEMIYSHSNLHFAHKWYYPDGKKSVSIFRVDTDYGTEQQVDSLYKLSQKYKIPITWFVDVKSQQKWIGKYTEMQNQEIGVHCYEHTVYESYADNYSNIRKALEMMKASGINPKGFAAPFGKWNSSLGQAVRDLDFEYSSEFAYDYDNLPSFTNYSTLQIPVHPICIGSLRRQGYTTGQMIAYYENEIEKKLKLNEPIIFYHHPTNENIDVVEKIFQRMQLIDIPKLTMHQFTGWWNKREKAKVMIQQDGTILNVNTEHTIPELRLRLASPAGKETITAPEPLIDLDKISWQEKEIPIPLPKDIHRIRKYNIWMLINKIEDYFFTGRK, encoded by the coding sequence ATGGAAATAAAAATTGGAATAATAGGAAAATCGGTTGGATGGGAGAGTGTGTTAGCTCAAATCGGAATTCCTTTTTCGATTTGTAGTAATGTTGATAAGGTAAAATTAAACAGCTTTCCGCTAATAGTTCTATCTGATGATATTACAACGCATCAGTTACTCGCTGTAAAAAAATATATCGAAACTGGCGGATGTGTGGTATGCTCGGCTGCCGTAATTGAAAATATATCACTTGAAAGATCGAAAAAGGACTATATTAAATATCTCGTTTCCGATTTACTTGGAGTTTTTGCTGATTCCGAGATTATAGATGTTTATACTAATGCCACAATATCGGAAGGGGCGAGTCATTTAAAGACTGATAAAAATATTCCTGCGGTTCTGGCGAGTAAATACGGAGATGGTTTTGTTGTAATTATGCCTTTCGATGTTGATGCTTTATTGGAAAGCACTAAATCGAAAAAGAAAAATTTTTATGCAGAAGGGAAACGCCTGCCGTACGAAAATGTTTCATTAGTTTCAAAAGGTTCGCTTCGACGATTAATAACTAAAGCCATCGAGATGATTTACTCGCATTCTAATTTGCATTTTGCCCACAAGTGGTATTACCCCGATGGCAAAAAATCGGTTTCCATCTTTCGTGTGGATACCGATTACGGAACTGAGCAGCAAGTCGATTCTTTGTATAAACTTTCGCAGAAATATAAAATACCGATAACCTGGTTCGTGGATGTTAAGAGCCAGCAAAAATGGATTGGAAAGTACACTGAAATGCAAAATCAAGAAATTGGAGTGCATTGTTACGAGCATACGGTGTATGAATCTTACGCAGATAACTACTCAAATATCCGCAAAGCATTAGAAATGATGAAAGCAAGCGGAATCAATCCAAAAGGTTTTGCTGCACCGTTTGGAAAGTGGAACTCCTCACTCGGACAAGCCGTTCGAGATTTGGATTTTGAATATTCTTCCGAGTTTGCTTATGATTATGATAACTTACCTTCATTCACAAACTATTCTACTTTGCAAATACCTGTTCATCCAATTTGTATTGGAAGTTTGAGAAGGCAGGGTTATACAACCGGACAAATGATCGCATATTATGAAAATGAGATTGAGAAAAAATTAAAACTAAATGAGCCAATCATTTTCTATCACCATCCGACAAATGAGAATATTGATGTAGTAGAAAAAATTTTTCAGAGAATGCAATTAATCGATATACCTAAACTTACAATGCACCAATTTACCGGGTGGTGGAATAAAAGGGAAAAAGCAAAAGTTATGATTCAGCAGGATGGAACTATACTGAATGTAAACACTGAGCATACGATACCGGAATTAAGATTAAGATTGGCATCTCCTGCTGGAAAAGAAACAATAACCGCTCCAGAGCCTTTG